A single window of Rhodamnia argentea isolate NSW1041297 chromosome 5, ASM2092103v1, whole genome shotgun sequence DNA harbors:
- the LOC115752775 gene encoding transcription factor SRM1-like gives MTVDETMTDCSWSREQDKAFENGLVTYLENLADRWEKIAADVPGKTVEEIKRHYEILVDDVNRIESGCVELPPYSCSSEGSTSHGSDETSSKKGGHVGNLNGEPNHGGKASRSDQERRKGIAWTEEEHRLFLLGLDKYGKGDWRSISRNFVVTRTPTQVASHAQKYFIRLNSMNKDRRRSSIHDITSVDNGELSTPLGPITGQTNSPAAGVSSSKPSKQPTQPPTGPASVSMYSAPAIGQPIGGPLVSAVGTLVNLPGSSHMSYGVRAAVPGAMVPGAPMSVGHITYPMPRASAQR, from the exons ATGACTGTGGATGAAACGATGACTGACTGCTCCTGGAGTAGAGAGCAGGATAAAGCATTTGAGAATGGACTGGTGACTTACCTGGAAAACTTGGCTGATCGATGGGAGAAGATAGCTGCCGATGTGCCCGGGAAAACTGTAGAAGAGATTAAGCGTCACTATGAAATTCTGGTCGATGATGTCAATAGGATAGAGTCGGGTTGTGTGGAACTGCCTCCTTACAGTTGTTCTTCAGAGGGTTCAACGAGCCATGGCAGCGATGAGACAAGTAGTAAGAAGGGTGGTCATGTTGGGAATCTCAATGGCGAGCCCAATCACGGGGGGAAGGCATCGAGGTCGGATCAAGAACGCCGGAAGGGAATTGCTTGGACGGAAGAAGAACacag ATTATTTCTTCTTGGCTTAGATAAATATGGAAAGGGAGATTGGCGAAGCATTTCCCGAAACTTTGTGGTGACAAGAACACCTACGCAAGTGGCTAGCCATGCCCAGAAGTACTTCATCAGGTTGAACTCGATGAACAAAGATAGGAGGCGTTCTAGCATTCACGATATTACTAGCGTTGACAACGGAGAGCTCTCGACACCCCTAGGACCAATCACTGGTCAAACAAACAGTCCTGCGGCAGGAGTTTCATCCAGCAAACCTAGTAAACAGCCCACTCAACCACCAACTGGCCCCGCCAGTGTCAGTATGTACAGTGCTCCAGCGATCGGGCAACCAATAGGCGGGCCGCTTGTTTCTGCTGTTGGGACTCTGGTGAACCTCCCTGGTTCCTCGCATATGTCATACGGTGTTAGAGCCGCGGTGCCAGGAGCCATGGTTCCTGGTGCACCCATGAGCGTAGGTCACATAACATATCCAATGCCGCGTGCATCAGCTCAGAGGTAA